The following nucleotide sequence is from Microbacterium imperiale.
GCCGCTCGTTCGCGCCGACCCGTTCGCCGCCAGTCTGCTGCTGGCGCGCAACGCGCTCCTCGTGGTGCTGTTCGTCTGGAGCGTGCAGGCCCTGTGGCGCGTGGCCCGCGCCCGCCGTGCCGACGAGGTCGCCCCGGCAGTGCCGGCGACGCGTCCGTCGCGCTCGCGCGTCTCCGACCCCGCCTGACGCGCACAAGCGGCGCGGCCGGTCAGGCCAGACCGTTGCGGTGCGCGAAGACGACGGCTGCGACCCGGTCGCGCGCGCCCAGCTTGATGAGGATGTTCGACACGTGCGTCTTCACCGTCGCGTCGCCGATGAAGAGCTCGCGCGCGATCTCCGCGTTGCTCAGCGCGCGGGCGAGCAGGCGCAGCACTTCGGCCTCGCGGTCGGTGAGCCCGTGATCCGCCGCTGACGCCGCGGGTGTCGGTGGGGATGCCGTCGGTGCGGATGCCGTCGGCGCGGGCTCCTCTCCCGCCCCCGCGAACCGCTCGATCACGCGCCGCGTGACCTCGGGCGCCAGCAGCGCGTCGCCGGCGGCGGCGACGCGCACCGCGGCGGTGAGCTCTTCGGGGCCGGCGTTCTTGAGCAGGAATCCGCTCGCGCCGGCCTGCAGCGCCTGGAACAGGTAGTCGTCTCGGTCGAAGGTCGTCACCACGACGACAGCGCTCGTGTTGCTCGGTTCGGCGACGATGCGGCGTGTGGCCTCGAGGCCGTCCATCCCGGGCATCTGCACGTCCATGAACACCACGTCGGGGCGCAGGCGGGCGACGGCGTCGAGTGCCTGCGCACCATCGGCCGCCTCGCCGATGACGGCGATGTCGCCCGCGGCCTCGAGGATCATGCGGAATCCCGCTCGCATCACCGCATGATCGTCGACGAGCAGCACCGTGAGCGGCGCCGCGCCGCTCACGCGAGCACCCCGCGGTCGTCGGCGGTCTCGCCGGCGCGGTCGTCGGGGACGGGCGTCGCCGCCCCGGCGGGGACGCGCGCCCGCACGAGGAAGCCCCCACGCGGCCGGGGCGCCGCCTCGAGCCACCCGCCCGAGGCGGCGGCGCGCTCGCGCATGCCCACGAGGCCGAGGCCCGGCGTCCCGCCGTAGCGCACGCGCCCCTCGTTGCCCACCTCGAGCTCGATCTCGTCGCCGTCGTAGCGCAGCCGCACGTCGGCGCGGGCCTCGGGGCCGCCGTGGCGTCGAGCGTTCGTCAGCGCCTCCTGGGCGATGCGGTAGAGGTTCACCTGCGCGACGTCGGATGCCGCAACCGGCGTCCCTACGACGGAGAAAGTCGTCGGCATCCCGTTCTCGTTCGCATACCGCACGAGCTCGCCGATGGCGTCGAGCCGCAGGGTCGAGGCGCCGGGGGCGGCGGCATCCGTCGTCCGCAGGGTCTCGAGCAGCTGCCGCAGTTCGACCAGCGACGCACGAGCGGACTCCTCGACGCCGGCGAGGGCCCGACGCGCCGCCTCGGGGTCGCGGTCGAGCACCGTGCGGGCGGCGCCGGCCTGCACGCCCATCGCCGAGACGTGGTGCGCGACGACGTCGTGCAGCTCGCGCGCGATGCGGACGCGATCGAGGGCGACCGCCTGCGCCGCCGTGAGCTCGCGCTCGCGCTCGAGCTCGCGGGTGCGCTGCTCGAGCATCTCCCGGCTGCGGGCGCCGGCGTACGCACGCTCACCGAACGCGAACGCTCCGGCGAAGAACACGACGTTGAAGAGGAACTGGAGCATCATCATCGCCGCGACCGGGGAGAACAGCGAGAACTCCGCCGCCGTC
It contains:
- a CDS encoding response regulator — encoded protein: MRAGFRMILEAAGDIAVIGEAADGAQALDAVARLRPDVVFMDVQMPGMDGLEATRRIVAEPSNTSAVVVVTTFDRDDYLFQALQAGASGFLLKNAGPEELTAAVRVAAAGDALLAPEVTRRVIERFAGAGEEPAPTASAPTASPPTPAASAADHGLTDREAEVLRLLARALSNAEIARELFIGDATVKTHVSNILIKLGARDRVAAVVFAHRNGLA
- a CDS encoding sensor histidine kinase codes for the protein MSAPSPASDGRIAPTPEQLRNDLWLAGALLVGAILSTWLGQVAGVFGEDTPHLGWGLLYSVALTVPLALRRRMPEITLIVVAIVYFVGMSALIPELYVGSIALFIAMYSVGAWVADRRRAMVVRVIVIVGMFIWLMVSMFQATGAEGEQTAAEFSLFSPVAAMMMLQFLFNVVFFAGAFAFGERAYAGARSREMLEQRTRELERERELTAAQAVALDRVRIARELHDVVAHHVSAMGVQAGAARTVLDRDPEAARRALAGVEESARASLVELRQLLETLRTTDAAAPGASTLRLDAIGELVRYANENGMPTTFSVVGTPVAASDVAQVNLYRIAQEALTNARRHGGPEARADVRLRYDGDEIELEVGNEGRVRYGGTPGLGLVGMRERAAASGGWLEAAPRPRGGFLVRARVPAGAATPVPDDRAGETADDRGVLA